Below is a window of Leptotrichia sp. oral taxon 215 str. W9775 DNA.
CCTCCTATTGACAGATTTCCATTTTCATTAATTTTTGAAGTTCCAAATAATTTCATAATTTTCATTTTCCTTTCCTTTTTAATTGTATGTCTTTCATCAGCCTGATTTTATTTCAGAAATAATTCATTATAATAAAAAATGCTGACAAAACGGCATCAGCATATAAAACATCTATTTTTATAAGTTAAAATTAAAAATTATGATTTATACCTGACAGCGCAACATTATCCATTATAAGATAATGACAGTTCTATGGATATTCTCCATAGCCCCAGCAACAAAGAAAGTCACTCTTTGCACTTCGGCAGTTATTCCTTTCAGTTTATTTCACAGAATTGACTTTTCTCCATAAGCCTACTTTTAATACCTGCACCTCTATCTTTGTATATTATACATAATTTTTCTATTCTTGTAAAGTTTTAATTTATTCATAACCATCATATGTTGGATTAATCTTTTAAGCTTGAAGTACTTTCCATTGTAAAATTTTAAATAATTCAAAAATATGATTTTTACATTAATTTTTTAGTTTTCTTTTTTGAGACAGTCCCAATTTAACTTTCAATTTATCATAATATTTTACGGTTGACAAAAATTTAATTTTAGAGTACTATTATTTATATAGAATATGTCTACATAAATAAATAGAGATCAATACCCTGGCATTACCAATATGGTACAGATACGTCTGACGCCGGGGTTTTTAGTTGAGGGGAGTGGTTTATTATTTATGGAATTTCATTTTATTTTAAAAATAGAATAATTTTGCTTTTTTATTAACTCCTATCTATCCAAATATTCTTTCTATCTTCCCATTTTCCATTCTGTATACTTTCATATATTCCTTAAAAATTTCATTTCTATGTGACACTGCAATAACGGAATATTCAAGATTTTTTAGAATATCTGAAATTTCCCTTTCACTTTGAATATCCAAATTTGCAACCGGTTCATCCATAAGAAGTAATTTGACATCAGTTGACAGCAGAGCCCTTGCCAATCCTATTTTCTGTATCTGACCTGCAGAAAGATTTATATCTTTTCTTCCTGTAATTTCTGTTTCCAGTCCATCTGGCAAATTATCTGCTATATTTTTTACACCGGTTAACTTCAATATTCTATTAAAATTATCTTCATTAATTTTTCTTCCTAATGTCAAATTATCTTTCAATGAAAGTGAAAATAATTCTGTCTGTTGGGGAACATACGCTATACTTCTTCCATTTTCCCCTATATCTGTATTATCAATTTTAAACATTCCTGACACAGGCTCATATAAACCGCTTAAAATCTTTATTAAAGTACTTTTTCCACAACCACTTTCACCTGTAACAAGTATTTTGTCCTTATCCTCTAAATTTATTTCAAAATTTATTTTATCTAAAATATCGGAACTGTTTTCATCATATCTGAACACTATATCTTCCAGTTTCAGAATATTTCCTGATGATTTTTCATAAATATCCTCTTTTTCTTTGTTTTCTTTCATTAATTTTTCTTTACTCGGAATATTCAGGAACTCTGAAATTCTCTCAGCTGAAATTTTTCCTCTTAACCAGTCACTATAAAGTGAAGGCATGCTATGAAATATCCACACAATATTCTGATTCAATATATTAAAGCCCATAAACTGACCTATTGTTAAAAAACCTCTGCTAATCAGATACAAGCTAAAAATCAAAGTTATGACATCACACAGTAATCCTGTTCCTATTCCTAGACTTACCATTTTCCATTCAGCTTTCATATTTCCCAAATGTTCTTCTGTAAATTTTTCATATTTTTCTTTAAACAGAGCTGTTCCAAATTTTTCATTTTTAAACACATTCAGTAAAATTTTGCTATTAAATACCTGTAAAAGAACAGTCTGCATATTTTCCTGTTCTTCCTGTCTTTGAACATATGTCTTCTCAATTTTTTTACCTGCATATTTTGGAATTAGTATTGATATTGAACATAATATAAGTGTAAAGAAAAACAGTACAGGTGACGTAAAAAATCCAAAAAACATGGCTGAAACAAAGGAAACAATCCCTGAAAGAAGCGAAACTGATACATATGAAACTACTGCTGACAAAGTATTTACATCTGATAATAGTAATGTTATCCAGCCACCTTCTCCATCATCTTCAAATTTTCTAAAAGGTATTTTCTCTATATTTTTTATTAAATCATCTGAAATTAACTGACAACATTCCTTTTCTTTCATCTCAATCTTTTTTCCAAGTACCGATTTTAATTTCCCTATTATTATACACAAAATCACAAGCATTCCGGCGATGAAAAAAAATTTTTCATTTTTTCCAGAACTTAAAGTTGATATCAGTACGTCCATTTTTATAGCCAGAATAAACTCAGATAACGCTATTATTAGAGAAAATACAAACAAAAAATGAACTTTATATTTTTTCATTAATAAAAATATCATTTTAAAATATTCATTATTTTTCATTTACATCACCAACTTCAATTATATTATCATTTTCTGTAATAAAATCATATGTATGTGTTATTATTACAATTCCCATTATATTTTTTAATTCCTGAAATAATGTCATCAGTATCTTCTGATTTTCAATATCTAAATCTGAAAATGGCTCATCAAGAAATATGAAATCAGGCTTAAACAGAAGACTTCTTGCTATGGAAAGTCTTCTCAGCTGACCTGCTGAAAAATTAGTATTTTCACCAAAAACTGTATCAAGTTTCTTTGGAAATTTTTCAATTACAGAATACATATTTACTTTTTTCAGGACATCTGCAACTTCTTCTTCAGAATAATTTTCATCTAAAGTCAGGTTTCGAAATATTGTTGTATTAAAAAATTCTGACTTCTGTGGAACATATCCCAATTTTCCTTCCATTATTTTTTTTTCCCATTTTTCATTCCATAAATTTCCCCTTTTAATGGTTCTAATACTGATAATATCATTTCCATTAGAGTTGTTTTTCCTGATCCGTTACTTCCTTTTATATAAGTTATTTTCTTGTCAGGAATAATAAAATTGAACTTATCAAATATCATTTTATCATTATCAGGATATCTGAAACTTATATTTTCTCCAACTATCTGATAATTTTCAAATTTTGTATTTAAAGATTCTTTTTCCTTTATCTCATCTATTCTGTCTGATATTTTTTCTGATTGAATTTTAATATCAGGATGTTTTTCATCGATTCTATCTAAATATTTAAAAATCCTGCTTAC
It encodes the following:
- a CDS encoding ABC transporter ATP-binding protein; the encoded protein is MKNNEYFKMIFLLMKKYKVHFLFVFSLIIALSEFILAIKMDVLISTLSSGKNEKFFFIAGMLVILCIIIGKLKSVLGKKIEMKEKECCQLISDDLIKNIEKIPFRKFEDDGEGGWITLLLSDVNTLSAVVSYVSVSLLSGIVSFVSAMFFGFFTSPVLFFFTLILCSISILIPKYAGKKIEKTYVQRQEEQENMQTVLLQVFNSKILLNVFKNEKFGTALFKEKYEKFTEEHLGNMKAEWKMVSLGIGTGLLCDVITLIFSLYLISRGFLTIGQFMGFNILNQNIVWIFHSMPSLYSDWLRGKISAERISEFLNIPSKEKLMKENKEKEDIYEKSSGNILKLEDIVFRYDENSSDILDKINFEINLEDKDKILVTGESGCGKSTLIKILSGLYEPVSGMFKIDNTDIGENGRSIAYVPQQTELFSLSLKDNLTLGRKINEDNFNRILKLTGVKNIADNLPDGLETEITGRKDINLSAGQIQKIGLARALLSTDVKLLLMDEPVANLDIQSEREISDILKNLEYSVIAVSHRNEIFKEYMKVYRMENGKIERIFG